One segment of Triticum aestivum cultivar Chinese Spring chromosome 2A, IWGSC CS RefSeq v2.1, whole genome shotgun sequence DNA contains the following:
- the LOC123189825 gene encoding uncharacterized protein At1g65710 translates to MGLCLSKKQQQRRRQEEQPRSAAKKSGKDAGPLVPEVKKAPTTAKPAPSRKATAPRAEEPAADKRTVFVVKAAAAAAAAEVASGGESDGVKRAPPAPTAPVEEAAKPAVVSRVPVRTSSCTKEEVDAILIQCGRLSRSSSASGEAAASGESGGGHRRYSGSKRSYDFDRERRAGGVDDECDWDRLGGGAAASRPSPRRRTPDRKRSASHESRSGAGSGSRRVSRSPGRRGEGAPAAASSVGIERFARQPGKLVSVPAREKGRAPSPVKAAPAGKRYASPTLRSNSPARVAAVANENAGVPPTHGPSLSRSSSRKADNSPYRRNPMSELDENALANNHHTTNNGKPQNKKPIESVAAVSQRLGERCQITKDKAEIMEEAVASDTKAPSARMNATHTVSIVAESVVNNTRAGPGCRSSRRSSRDFDHSGSSFAFMEDAVAPDTRAPSSKINATHSVNIVAESVASTKAGPVGRSSRRSSRDFDHAFLNEARASETKAPSSRMNATHTVSIVAESVANPKAGPAGRSSRRSSRDFDHNGNSYASLLLEDIQSYHQQNASDTAAAAPAFSLPACVSKACSILEAVADLNSSPSENRSFELDRSADDKGSANVSCYSAGKAAAAGTHVVESEVVVKDDLMEPSLHKYVSVRDIRGEAEPQESAGSNSFAGNPWTCSWEPNSVDSTDRTWTASQSNSDDAEQRSGGTVGTLEQSWQSKQESGVRPRLGSAGSAQLGHGAQRGGGGGGVARSDARTASANSSSA, encoded by the exons ATGGGTCTCTGCCTCagcaagaagcagcagcagcggcggcggcaagaGGAGCAGCCGCGCAGTGCGGCCAAGAAGAGCGGCAAGGACGCCGGCCCGCTAGTGCCGGAGGTGAAGAAGGCGCCGACGACGGCCAAGCCGGCGCCGTCCAGGAAGGCGACTGCGCCTAGGGCGGAGGAGCCGGCGGCGGACAAGCGGACGGTGTTCGTGGTcaaggctgccgccgccgccgcggctgccGAGGTGGCGAGCGGCGGGGAGAGCGACGGGGTGAAGAGGGCGCCCCCAGCTCCGACCGCGCCGGTCGAGGAGGCAGCGAAGCCGGCGGTTGTTAGCAGGGTGCCGGTGCGTACCTCGAGCTGCACCAAGGAGGAGGTGGACGCGATTCTGATCCAGTGCGGCCGGCTCAGCCGCAGCTCGTCGGCGTCGGGGGAGGCGGCTGCGTCGGGCGAGAGCGGCGGGGGCCACCGCAGGTACTCTGGATCCAAGAGGAGCTACGACTTCGACCGGGAGAGGAGGGCTGGGGGCGTCGACGACGAGTGCGACTGGGACAGGctgggcggcggcgccgccgcgTCGAGGCCCTCGCCGCGCCGGAGGACGCCGGACCGTAAGCGGTCGGCGAGCCACGAGAGCCGAAGCGGTGCCGGGAGCGGGAGCAGGAGGGTGAGCCGCTCGCCGGGACGGCGCGGCGAGGGCGCACCcgcggcggcgagctccgtgggCATCGAGCGGTTCGCGCGGCAGCCCGGGAAGTTGGTGTCGGTCCCGGCCCGAGAAAAAGGGCGCGCGCCGTCGCCGGTGAAGGCTGCACCGGCAGGGAAGAGGTATGCGTCGCCAACCCTGAGGTCCAACTCCCCCGCAAGGGTGGCGGCCGTCGCGAATGAGAACGCCGGGGTGCCGCCGACGCACGGGCCGTCGCTGAGCCGAAGCTCGTCGAGGAAGGCCGATAACTCGCCGTACCGTCGCAACCCCATGTCGGAGCTCGACGAGAACGCACTGGCCAACAACCACCACACCACCAACAACGGCAAGCCCCAAAACAAG AAACCCATCGAGAGTGTCGCTGCCGTTTCACAGAGGTTAGGGGAGCGCTGCCAGATCACGAAGGACAAGGCGGAGATCATGGAGGAGGCCGTGGCGTCGGACACCAAGGCACCGTCCGCGAGGATGAACGCGACGCACACGGTGAGCATTGTGGCCGAGAGCGTCGTCAACAACACGAGGGCGGGGCCTGGGTGCCGGTCGTCCCGGCGGTCCTCGCGGGACTTCGACCACAGCGGCAGTTCTTTCGCCTTCATGGAGGATGCCGTTGCGCCAGACACCAGAGCGCCGTCTTCCAAGATCAACGCGACGCACTCGGTGAACATTGTGGCCGAGAGCGTCGCGAGCACAAAGGCGGGGCCGGTGGGccggtcgtcgaggaggtcgtccCGAGACTTCGACCACGCCTTCCTGAATGAGGCCAGGGCGTCGGAGACAAAAGCACCGTCGTCCAGGATGAACGCGACGCACACGGTGAGCATCGTGGCCGAGAGCGTCGCCAACCCGAAGGCCGGGCCGGCAGGCCGGTCGTCCAGGCGGTCATCCCGCGACTTCGACCACAACGGCAACTCCTATGCCTCCCTGCTCCTCGAGGACATCCAGAGCTACCACCAGCAGAACGCCAGCGACAcggccgcggcggcgccggcgttctCGCTCCCGGCGTGCGTGTCCAAAGCCTGCTCCATCCTTGAAGCGGTCGCGGACCTCAACTCCTCGCCATCGGAGAACAGGAGCTTTGAGCTCGACCGGTCGGCCGACGACAAGGGGTCGGCCAACGTGAGCTGCTACAGCgccgggaaggcggcggcggcgggcacgcACGTCGTCGAGTCCGAGGTCGTTGTCAAGGACGACCTCATGGAGCCGAGCCTGCACAAGTACGTGTCCGTGCGGGACATCCGCGGCGAGGCCGAGCCGCAGGAGTCCGCCGGGAGCAACAGCTTCGCCGGCAACCCGTGGACGTGCTCGTGGGAGCCCAATTCCGTCGACTCCACCGACCGGACGTGGACGGCCTCGCAGTCCAACAGCGACGATGCCGAGCAGcgcagcggcggcacggtcggcacACTTGAACAGTCTTGGCAGAGCAAGCAGGAGTCCGGTGTCCGTCCGCGGTTGGGCTCTGCCGGCAGTGCTCAGCTCGGGCACGGTGCtcaacggggcggcggcggcggcggcgtcgcgcgATCCGATGCTCGGACTGCCTCGGCGAACTCTTCTAGCGCTTAG
- the LOC123185724 gene encoding annexin-like protein RJ4, with amino-acid sequence MTTITVPQVVPSPVEDAEALMKAFQGWGTDEQAVIYILAHRDAAQRKLIRQAYEEKYNELLTDRLQSELSGDLQTAMGYWVLDPTERQAVIANAATKCIDEEYPVIVEIACANSPAELLEVKQAYHAIYKRSLEEDVAAGATGNLRNLLVALVSTYRYDGDEVNGGLARSEAKIIQADVKNGVTADHGELIRVLGTRSRAQLGATFNCFRDEHGTTVTKALLHGSDPTGYARVLRTAARCIADTDKYFAKVLRNAMHKSGTDEESLLRVVVMHAEKDLRAIKDEFHRRASVALEQAIAKETSGDFKTFIMALVGTSQ; translated from the exons ATGACCACGATCACAGTTCCTCAAGTTGTCCCTTCTCCGGTTGAAGATGCTGAGGCGCTCATGAAGGCCTTCCAAG GATGGGGCACCGACGAGCAGGCAGTGATCTACATACTAGCTCACCGGGACGCGGCCCAGAGGAAGCTGATCCGGCAGGCGTACGAAGAGAAGTACAACGAGCTCCTCACCGACCGGCTCCAGTCTGAACTTTCCGGCGATCTTCAG ACAGCGATGGGCTACTGGGTACTCGACCCCACGGAGAGGCAGGCCGTGATCGCCAACGCCGCCACGAAGTGCATCGACGAGGAGTACCCCGTGATCGTGGAGATCGCGTGCGCCAACTCGCCCGCCGAGCTCCTGGAAGTGAAGCAGGCCTACCACGCCATCTACAAGCGCTCGCTGGAGGAAGACGTCGCCGCTGGTGCCACGGGAAACCTCCGTAAC CTCTTGGTCGCCCTGGTGAGCACCTAcaggtacgacggcgacgaggtgaaCGGCGGGCTGGCGAGATCGGAGGCGAAGATCATTCAAGCGGACGTGAAGAACGGCGTCACGGCGGACCACGGGGAGCTCATTAGGGTCCTGGGCACCAGGAGCAGAGCCCAGCTCGGCGCCACGTTCAACTGCTTCAGAGATGAGCACGGCACCACCGTCACCAAG GCCCTGCTGCATGGGTCCGATCCGACGGGCTACGCGCGCGTGCTGCGGACCGCGGCGAGGTGCATCGCCGACACGGACAAGTACTTCGCCAAGGTCCTGAGGAACGCGATGCACAAGTCGGGGACCGACGAGGAGAGCCTGCTCCGGGTGGTGGTGATGCACGCGGAGAAGGACCTCAGGGCCATCAAAGACGAGTTCCACAGGAGGGCGTCGGTTGCCTTGGAGCAAGCCATCGCCAAGGAAACCTCCGGTGACTTCAAGACCTTCATCATGGCTCTTGTTGGGACTAGCCAATAA